The sequence below is a genomic window from Brettanomyces bruxellensis chromosome 9, complete sequence.
TAAAATACCACTCATAAAATCCAGCTCTGCCTGGATATTACTTGGACAATAAATGGCATTAGCCGACGTTCTTGCCGATGTCAATGAAGCTCTTGCTTTAGCAAAGTTCTTCAACTGGAAATATGTCTTCGCCTCCAATAACTGAACTTCGACAAGCGAGCTCTTATCATCCAACTTTCTAAATTCTTTAACAAGCTTATTTATAAGGGTCAACGCATTTTGgtgactttttttcttgtaatATAGTCCGGAAAGTCGGACCTGCAACGATTGCCGGAGAAAGGTTCTTTTCTGTTCAATGGCCCATTCAATTGACTCCTTTGTAACCTGAATGGTTAAATCAGTAGCATTATCAGTCCccaaatcatcaacaaaatcaatTAAATCTTTAATAACTCTAGTGGTTTTAGATTTGGCAAATGCGTTTTTCATGATATCCCTAGCAGAAGAGATCAACTTAAGAAGCTTTTCCGTATTCTTTTGATCATGATAAAGCTGACCCAATTCCATGATCGAATTCTTCTGACACTCCACAAGCTGTTCATGCTTTGAGACAGATTCCAGTCCTAACGCTTTTGCATTACTGTTGACGATAACCCATAATATGTTTTCGGCCTTGTTAAAATTCCCATTTTTAAGAGCCTTACGTGCCTCATCTAGCTGGCCTTGAACTGttgtattattttctgACATTTAAGATGTATACTTAACAATATTAATGTGTATTGATGGCCTAGCGTTTCCCTCTCTTATACTAGAAGCTTGAGTAGtataaaagaaattaatcAAAACAAATTGCCCATAGAATTCATGTTTTGAAATCGAGAACCTTGGAAAGCtcgcaaaaaaaattagatcTACGAAAAGAGGTAGTGTTGGAAATCGAAGTGTAGGTGGCAAAAATTTCGAACTGTCAAATATTTCAGTCGATCGACGATTTTCGGCAGACACGATTTTCACCCTGAATTCAAGCTAAATGAAATGAGAAGTTCT
It includes:
- a CDS encoding uncharacterized protein (BUSCO:EOG092630YS), whose amino-acid sequence is MSENNTTVQGQLDEARKALKNGNFNKAENILWVIVNSNAKALGLESVSKHEQLVECQKNSIMELGQLYHDQKNTEKLLKLISSARDIMKNAFAKSKTTRVIKDLIDFVDDLGTDNATDLTIQVTKESIEWAIEQKRTFLRQSLQVRLSGLYYKKKSHQNALTLINKLVKEFRKLDDKSSLVEVQLLEAKTYFQLKNFAKARASLTSARTSANAIYCPSNIQAELDFMSGILHAEDKDFKTAYSYFYESFENYQIHESSEKNDALLIRVLKCMLLCKIMLGSIDEVNKILKNKNCTEYVGNKEIDAMKAVSVAHSHRSLKELEDCLKTYNKELTQDVIIRSHLSDLYDSLFEQNLLKLIEPYSCIEISHICSIIGLPKNVIESKLSNMILDKVFYGVLDQGNGYLIVYDEPKKDETYDLSLDIIGQMSHVIDLLYDKASSLD